From one Lysinibacillus sp. G4S2 genomic stretch:
- the yycF gene encoding response regulator YycF — MDKTILVVDDEKPIADILQFNLIKEGYKVICAYDGDEALEKVEEEQPDLMLLDIMLPKRDGMEVCREIRKKYDFPIIMLTAKGSEIDKVLGLEMGADDYVTKPFSTRELIARVKANMRRLQVVAPAAEEAQEESNEIVVGSLVIQPDAYLVLKRDESIELTHREFELLHYLGKHIGQVMTREHLLQTVWGYDYFGDVRTVDVTIRRLREKIEDNPSHPAWIVTRRGVGYYLRNPEQE; from the coding sequence ATGGACAAAACAATTTTAGTTGTTGACGATGAAAAACCAATCGCAGATATTTTACAGTTTAATTTGATAAAAGAAGGCTACAAAGTTATTTGTGCTTATGATGGAGATGAAGCACTAGAGAAGGTTGAGGAAGAGCAACCAGATTTAATGCTTTTAGATATAATGTTACCAAAGCGTGATGGGATGGAAGTTTGTAGAGAAATACGCAAAAAATATGATTTTCCTATTATTATGCTAACAGCAAAGGGCTCTGAGATTGATAAAGTATTAGGATTAGAAATGGGCGCAGACGATTATGTGACAAAGCCATTTAGTACACGTGAGCTTATTGCACGTGTAAAGGCAAATATGCGTCGCTTACAAGTGGTAGCTCCTGCTGCCGAAGAGGCTCAAGAAGAGTCCAATGAAATTGTAGTAGGCTCTCTTGTTATTCAGCCTGATGCTTACTTAGTATTGAAACGTGATGAGTCAATCGAATTAACACATAGGGAGTTTGAGTTATTACATTACTTAGGTAAACATATTGGACAAGTAATGACACGTGAGCATTTACTGCAAACTGTGTGGGGCTATGATTATTTCGGCGATGTACGAACAGTAGATGTAACAATTCGTCGTTTACGTGAAAAAATAGAGGATAACCCTAGTCATCCAGCTTGGATTGTAACTCGCCGTGGTGTAGGATATTATTTACGAAATCCTGAACAGGAGTAA
- a CDS encoding M23 family metallopeptidase gives MSSFWSREEKNSRFTYNLSSIKKVSIITVLMTSLTFNVGFAKENHKEDLHKIYHVYVGNKYIGAVSNEKAVQEIIASKEKEASQKYKELSIDASSSVKIIPEQVFSDETKDAEVLAEIEQSLVAQSPAFTLFVDQKPVVSLKDAKAYEDTIRMLKLQYVSQQELNGLYANKQSTNMPPLQTGETRLLDVSIKQGVSGAAQKVAPSAIVTPEEALKYLMTGSREQETYKVQSGDVLGSVAKKHGLTTAELLALNPGITVDTVLQIGQALNVTVAKPFVTLEVKQEKKVTDEIPFKKIVKEDPTMYKGEKVIKQQGVNGKKETSYLLTSENGTRTSKVALEEKIIQQSVDEIEVVGTKVISSRGTGEFVWPTVGGYISSEMGQRWGEFHRGIDIARPSNYNILASDNGVVVAAGSSGSYGNRIVINHNNGYTTLYGHLSSINVKVGQVVEKGSVIGIMGSTGNSTGTHLHFEVEKDGSLVNPLSYVSQ, from the coding sequence ATGAGTTCGTTTTGGTCTAGAGAAGAAAAAAATAGTAGATTCACTTACAATCTTTCTTCAATTAAAAAGGTATCCATTATTACAGTTTTAATGACAAGTTTAACGTTTAATGTAGGTTTTGCAAAAGAAAATCATAAAGAAGATTTACATAAAATTTATCACGTTTACGTTGGAAATAAATATATTGGTGCGGTCTCTAATGAGAAAGCTGTTCAAGAAATCATTGCATCAAAGGAAAAAGAGGCAAGTCAAAAATACAAAGAGTTATCTATCGATGCTAGTTCATCTGTTAAAATAATCCCAGAGCAAGTGTTTAGTGATGAAACGAAAGATGCAGAGGTTTTGGCAGAGATTGAGCAATCTTTAGTAGCTCAATCTCCAGCTTTCACATTATTCGTAGATCAAAAGCCTGTAGTTTCTTTAAAGGATGCAAAAGCCTATGAAGATACTATTCGTATGCTAAAGCTACAATATGTTTCTCAGCAAGAGTTAAATGGTTTATATGCTAACAAGCAATCTACGAATATGCCACCTTTACAAACTGGAGAAACGCGCCTTTTAGATGTTTCTATTAAACAGGGAGTTTCAGGTGCAGCACAAAAAGTAGCCCCGAGTGCTATTGTGACGCCTGAGGAAGCTTTGAAATATTTAATGACAGGTTCTCGCGAGCAAGAAACATATAAAGTTCAATCAGGCGATGTTCTTGGCTCAGTTGCCAAAAAACATGGCTTAACAACAGCTGAGCTATTAGCATTAAATCCTGGCATCACGGTTGATACAGTTTTACAAATCGGACAAGCATTAAACGTAACAGTCGCTAAACCATTTGTAACACTTGAAGTAAAGCAGGAAAAGAAAGTTACTGATGAAATTCCGTTTAAGAAAATTGTTAAAGAAGATCCGACGATGTATAAAGGTGAAAAAGTAATTAAACAACAAGGCGTTAATGGAAAAAAAGAAACATCTTATTTATTAACGTCTGAAAATGGGACTCGTACATCCAAAGTGGCATTAGAAGAAAAAATCATACAACAGTCAGTTGATGAAATTGAAGTAGTTGGTACGAAGGTGATTTCTTCTCGTGGTACGGGTGAATTTGTGTGGCCAACAGTAGGTGGCTATATTTCAAGTGAGATGGGTCAACGTTGGGGCGAATTCCATCGTGGTATTGATATTGCCCGTCCTAGTAACTATAATATTTTAGCTTCAGACAATGGTGTTGTAGTCGCAGCTGGCTCTTCAGGTAGCTATGGTAATCGTATCGTTATTAATCATAATAATGGTTATACAACGCTATACGGACACCTATCTTCAATTAATGTTAAAGTAGGACAAGTAGTAGAAAAAGGCTCTGTTATAGGTATTATGGGATCTACTGGAAATTCAACAGGTACACATTTACACTTTGAAGTTGAGAAAGATGGTTCTTTAGTAAATCCATTATCTTATGTAAGTCAGTAA
- a CDS encoding adenylosuccinate synthase, whose translation MTSVVVVGTQWGDEGKGKITDFLSQKADAIARFAGGDNAGHTIKFDGETYKLHLIPSGIFYKEKTSVIGNGLVVNPKSLVTELRGLQERGIDTDNLRISNRAHVILPYHIKQDIADEESRGDNKIGTTCKGIGPCYQDKVARIGIRMADLLDKDVFEEKLRHNLAIKNKLFEKFYEVEGVTFEEIFEEYYGYGQEIAKYVTDTSKILNDVLDEGGKVLFEGAQGILLDVDQGTYPFVTSSNPVAGGVAIGAGVGPSLVTSVIGVSKAYTSRVGDGPFPTELFDEVGQQIREVGREYGTTTGRPRRVGWFDTVVVRHSRRVSGITHLALNSIDVLSGLETVKICTAYKYKDETITEYPANLHIIEQCEPMYEELPGWSEDVTGCKTLEELPENARRYVERVSELTGIQIATFSVGPAREQTNVLVDVWEA comes from the coding sequence ATGACATCAGTAGTAGTTGTAGGAACACAGTGGGGAGACGAAGGAAAAGGTAAAATTACAGATTTCCTTTCACAAAAAGCCGATGCAATCGCTCGTTTTGCAGGTGGCGATAATGCAGGACATACTATTAAATTTGATGGTGAAACTTATAAGCTACATTTAATTCCATCAGGTATTTTTTATAAAGAAAAAACTTCAGTAATCGGAAATGGATTGGTTGTTAATCCAAAGTCATTAGTAACTGAGCTTAGAGGATTGCAAGAGCGTGGGATTGATACGGATAATCTACGTATTTCTAACCGTGCACATGTTATTTTACCTTATCATATCAAACAAGATATCGCTGATGAGGAAAGCCGTGGCGATAATAAAATTGGTACGACTTGTAAAGGGATTGGACCTTGCTATCAAGATAAAGTAGCACGTATCGGTATCCGTATGGCTGATTTATTAGACAAGGATGTATTTGAAGAAAAACTACGTCATAATTTAGCAATTAAGAATAAATTATTCGAGAAATTCTATGAAGTTGAAGGTGTAACATTCGAAGAAATTTTCGAGGAATATTACGGCTATGGACAAGAAATCGCAAAATATGTAACAGACACGTCTAAAATCTTAAATGATGTACTTGATGAGGGCGGCAAAGTGTTATTTGAAGGTGCACAAGGCATTTTACTTGATGTCGATCAAGGTACGTATCCATTTGTAACATCTTCGAATCCTGTTGCCGGAGGTGTAGCGATCGGTGCTGGCGTTGGTCCATCACTAGTTACAAGTGTTATTGGTGTATCTAAAGCCTATACATCTCGTGTTGGTGATGGTCCGTTCCCAACTGAATTATTTGATGAAGTGGGTCAGCAAATTCGTGAAGTAGGTCGTGAATATGGTACGACAACAGGTCGCCCACGTCGTGTAGGTTGGTTCGATACAGTAGTAGTACGTCATTCACGTCGTGTAAGTGGTATTACACATCTTGCACTTAATTCTATTGACGTTTTATCTGGTTTAGAGACAGTGAAAATCTGTACAGCGTATAAATATAAAGATGAAACAATTACGGAGTATCCTGCAAATCTTCATATTATTGAACAATGTGAGCCAATGTATGAAGAGCTTCCAGGTTGGTCAGAAGATGTAACAGGCTGCAAAACATTAGAGGAGCTACCTGAGAATGCACGACGCTACGTAGAACGTGTAAGCGAATTAACAGGTATTCAAATTGCTACTTTCTCTGTTGGTCCTGCACGTGAACAAACGAACGTTTTAGTGGACGTTTGGGAAGCATAA
- the dnaB gene encoding replicative DNA helicase gives MNEPMMDRVPPHNREAEQSVIGAIFLDPQALITASEILLADDFYHNAHKQIFETMLRLSDQGKAIDVVTVTEELSAKKEIEDVGGLSYLLELANAVPTAANVAHYAKIVEEKALLRRLIRVATKIVEDGYTREDEVEALLGEAEKKMMEVASRKNAGDFKHVKDVLVETFDNIEQLQSQKGDVTGIPTGFRDLDHITAGFQRNDLIIVAARPSVGKTAFALNVAQSVAVQARENVAIFSLEMGAEQLVMRMLCAEGNIDAQVLRTGALTTEDWGKLTMAMGSLSNSGIFIDDTPGVRINEIRAKCRRLAQEHGLGMILIDYLQLIQGSGKAGENRQQEVSEISRSLKHLARELKVPVIALSQLSRGVEQRQDKRPMMSDLRESGSIEQDADIVAFLYRDDYYDKESESKNMIEIIIAKQRNGPTGTVTLAFKKEFNKFINVDWSQMPPPPPRD, from the coding sequence ATGAATGAACCGATGATGGACCGCGTCCCACCGCATAACCGGGAAGCGGAGCAATCGGTTATCGGTGCAATTTTCCTTGATCCTCAAGCGTTAATCACTGCATCTGAAATTTTACTAGCAGATGATTTTTATCATAATGCACATAAGCAAATTTTCGAAACGATGCTACGTTTAAGTGATCAAGGGAAAGCGATAGATGTTGTCACAGTTACTGAAGAATTATCAGCTAAAAAAGAAATTGAGGATGTTGGCGGGCTATCGTATTTACTAGAGCTCGCCAATGCTGTCCCTACAGCTGCTAACGTCGCACACTATGCGAAAATTGTCGAAGAAAAGGCTCTATTACGTCGTTTAATTCGTGTAGCTACTAAAATAGTAGAAGATGGCTATACTCGTGAAGATGAGGTAGAGGCATTACTTGGTGAAGCAGAGAAGAAAATGATGGAGGTAGCCAGTCGTAAAAATGCGGGTGACTTTAAGCATGTTAAAGACGTATTGGTGGAAACCTTTGATAACATTGAGCAGCTTCAATCACAAAAAGGTGATGTTACAGGTATTCCGACAGGCTTCCGTGACTTAGACCATATAACAGCTGGCTTCCAGCGTAACGATTTAATTATTGTTGCGGCACGTCCATCTGTAGGGAAAACAGCCTTTGCATTGAATGTCGCACAAAGTGTTGCCGTTCAAGCGCGGGAAAATGTTGCGATCTTCTCCTTAGAGATGGGTGCTGAGCAGCTAGTTATGCGTATGCTTTGTGCAGAGGGAAATATAGATGCACAAGTTTTACGTACTGGTGCTTTAACAACAGAAGATTGGGGTAAACTAACTATGGCAATGGGGAGTTTATCAAATTCAGGAATTTTTATTGATGATACACCGGGTGTACGTATCAATGAAATTCGCGCAAAATGTCGACGTTTAGCACAAGAGCATGGCCTCGGTATGATTTTGATTGACTATTTACAACTTATTCAAGGTAGTGGTAAAGCAGGGGAGAACCGTCAGCAAGAGGTATCTGAGATTTCACGTTCTTTAAAACATTTAGCGCGTGAATTAAAGGTTCCAGTCATTGCATTATCACAGTTATCTCGTGGCGTTGAGCAACGTCAAGATAAGCGACCAATGATGAGTGACTTACGTGAATCGGGAAGTATTGAGCAAGATGCTGATATTGTTGCCTTCTTATATCGTGATGATTATTACGATAAGGAGTCCGAGAGTAAAAATATGATTGAGATTATTATTGCTAAACAGCGTAACGGTCCAACAGGTACAGTTACACTTGCTTTTAAAAAAGAATTCAATAAATTCATTAATGTGGATTGGTCGCAAATGCCGCCGCCACCACCACGTGATTAA
- the rplI gene encoding 50S ribosomal protein L9, translating to MKVVFLKDVKGKGKKGEIKNVADGYAQNFLIKNGYAAEANAQSMSQLEGQKKLEAKNAAAELAEAKELKEKLEALTVELKAKSGEGGRLFGSVSTKQIADALQKAHGFKIDKRKMTLSDGIRALGFTNVPVKLHHEVSATLKVHVTEE from the coding sequence ATGAAAGTAGTATTTTTAAAAGATGTTAAAGGAAAAGGGAAAAAAGGAGAAATTAAAAATGTAGCAGATGGCTATGCACAAAATTTCTTAATTAAAAATGGCTATGCGGCCGAAGCAAATGCACAGTCAATGAGTCAATTAGAAGGGCAAAAGAAATTAGAAGCTAAAAATGCTGCTGCAGAATTAGCTGAAGCAAAAGAATTAAAAGAAAAATTAGAGGCTTTAACAGTAGAATTAAAAGCAAAATCAGGTGAAGGTGGTCGCCTATTTGGTTCAGTATCTACAAAGCAAATTGCTGATGCACTTCAAAAAGCACATGGCTTTAAAATTGATAAACGTAAAATGACTTTAAGTGATGGAATTCGTGCGCTAGGATTTACAAATGTACCTGTAAAACTACATCATGAAGTATCTGCAACATTAAAAGTTCATGTAACGGAAGAATAA
- a CDS encoding DHH family phosphoesterase yields the protein MGTFRKRPIRYPLFVLSIFGIVTFVLLCIWNIGVGIGYGVGFVLLVAYTWKVEQITFEETEKYIESISFRMKKVGEEALLEMPIGILLVNEQYEIEWSNPYMQSVLNMENLVGEGIVNISDDIYVLMKSEETNEDTITLRDRKYRVYYKKEENLLYFFDITEQIAIEKQYYADRTVIAILFVDNYDEITQAMDDQPRSLTNTMVTSIVNDWAAEQGIFVKRISSDRFLAVLNESILMELEKKKFAILDTIREKTAQKNMSLTLSIGVGAGSSSLVELGELAQSSLDLVLGRGGDQVAIKQPSGKLKFYGGKTNPVEKRTRVRARVISHALRDLIQDSDQVFVMGHKNPDMDSIGASVGVRKMAQMNDVKGYVILNFDELNGSVTRLMSEIESKSDFYENFLTPEEAATRMTEKSLLVIVDTHKPNLVIDSHLLKLAEKVVVIDHHRRSEDFIENPTLVYMEPYASSTAELVTELLEYQPKRAKINMLEATALLAGIIVDTKSFTLRTGARTFEAASYLRTNGADTVLVQRLLKEDVDTYIERSKIVQTVKFVKPGVAIAVGEEAKVYDSVLIAQTADILLTMKDVSASFVIAHRSDGKIGISARSLGEVNVQLVMEKLGGGGHLTNAACQIEANSIAGVKKYLEEAINEVLEGSSES from the coding sequence GTGGGGACTTTTAGAAAACGACCAATTCGCTATCCGCTTTTTGTTCTTTCCATTTTTGGCATTGTGACGTTCGTGCTTCTATGTATTTGGAATATCGGGGTAGGTATTGGTTATGGAGTAGGTTTTGTTCTATTAGTAGCCTATACGTGGAAGGTAGAACAGATTACCTTTGAAGAAACAGAAAAGTATATTGAATCCATCTCCTTCCGCATGAAAAAAGTTGGGGAAGAAGCATTGCTAGAAATGCCAATTGGAATTTTACTTGTAAATGAGCAATATGAAATAGAATGGTCGAATCCATATATGCAAAGTGTTTTGAATATGGAAAATTTAGTAGGTGAAGGAATCGTTAATATATCTGATGACATCTACGTGCTAATGAAGTCCGAGGAGACCAACGAAGATACAATTACGCTCCGTGATCGTAAGTACCGAGTTTATTATAAAAAAGAAGAGAATTTGCTATATTTCTTTGATATTACTGAGCAAATAGCTATTGAAAAACAATATTATGCAGATCGTACAGTCATTGCGATTTTATTTGTTGATAACTATGACGAAATTACGCAAGCAATGGATGATCAACCGCGTAGTTTAACGAATACGATGGTGACATCCATTGTTAATGATTGGGCGGCTGAGCAAGGGATATTTGTGAAACGAATATCATCTGATCGTTTTTTAGCTGTATTAAACGAATCCATTTTAATGGAGCTTGAAAAGAAAAAATTTGCTATTTTAGATACCATTCGAGAAAAAACAGCGCAAAAAAATATGTCATTAACATTAAGTATTGGTGTTGGTGCAGGATCATCTTCATTAGTAGAACTTGGTGAATTAGCACAATCAAGTCTAGATCTTGTTTTAGGTCGTGGTGGTGATCAGGTTGCCATCAAGCAACCTAGCGGAAAGCTAAAATTCTATGGTGGGAAAACGAATCCAGTTGAGAAACGTACGCGCGTTAGAGCACGTGTTATTTCCCATGCATTACGTGATTTAATTCAGGATAGTGATCAAGTGTTTGTTATGGGACATAAAAACCCTGATATGGACTCTATTGGTGCCTCTGTTGGTGTACGTAAAATGGCACAGATGAATGATGTAAAGGGCTATGTCATCTTAAATTTTGACGAATTAAACGGCAGTGTAACGCGTTTAATGAGTGAAATTGAGAGTAAATCGGATTTCTATGAAAATTTCCTAACACCTGAGGAAGCTGCGACAAGAATGACAGAAAAGTCATTGCTCGTTATTGTCGATACGCATAAACCAAATCTAGTCATCGATTCACATCTATTGAAGCTGGCTGAAAAAGTTGTAGTGATTGATCACCATCGTAGAAGTGAGGATTTTATAGAAAATCCAACGCTTGTTTATATGGAGCCGTATGCTTCGTCCACAGCTGAACTTGTGACAGAGTTACTCGAATATCAACCAAAACGGGCAAAGATTAATATGCTAGAGGCTACTGCATTACTGGCGGGAATTATTGTAGATACGAAGAGTTTTACACTGCGTACAGGAGCCCGTACTTTTGAAGCAGCTTCATATTTACGGACAAATGGTGCCGATACAGTGTTAGTACAGCGATTACTAAAAGAAGATGTCGATACGTATATTGAGCGTTCTAAAATAGTGCAAACTGTTAAGTTCGTGAAGCCAGGTGTTGCTATTGCTGTAGGTGAAGAAGCAAAAGTGTATGATTCTGTACTAATTGCGCAAACCGCAGACATTTTACTAACAATGAAGGATGTTAGTGCTTCCTTTGTCATAGCACATCGTTCAGATGGCAAAATCGGCATAAGTGCAAGATCACTTGGCGAGGTAAACGTACAGCTTGTTATGGAAAAGCTTGGCGGCGGTGGGCATTTAACGAATGCAGCTTGCCAAATCGAAGCAAATTCCATTGCTGGAGTAAAAAAATATTTAGAAGAGGCCATAAATGAGGTACTCGAAGGGAGTTCGGAATCATGA
- a CDS encoding YybS family protein: MPNNQTKALVQGSMMVAIFTILMLISAYVPLIFIVGLIFAPLPIAWYSANYKRSSSILVAVVGCTLTTLTSGITMLPFAFILALIGVIIGNAIYLKKSKLYLFMSSGIAFLLSSTIVYVAYVQFAGINIINMSLELLRENYEQSNELAKSVTGQEVFQPEMIDAMLKTIELTIPATVTISAFFAAFIIITLNLPVLKRLGLDVPKFAPFQNMRLPRSILWYYMIVLCINLFMRPELGSTLDIIVLNVSYILWVLLILQGISFIHYFISKKGMPNGVKWIATLLALPLASFMILLGILDLGFDVRSLVKGKTQE; this comes from the coding sequence ATGCCGAATAATCAAACAAAGGCGCTTGTACAAGGCTCAATGATGGTCGCAATCTTTACGATTCTAATGCTTATTTCAGCATACGTACCACTTATTTTTATAGTAGGTCTAATATTTGCTCCACTGCCGATTGCTTGGTATAGCGCAAATTACAAGCGTTCCTCATCAATACTCGTAGCAGTAGTAGGCTGTACCTTAACCACTTTAACGAGTGGCATAACTATGTTGCCATTTGCCTTTATTTTGGCATTAATTGGTGTCATTATAGGAAATGCAATTTATTTAAAGAAGAGCAAACTTTACCTATTCATGTCATCTGGGATTGCTTTTCTTCTATCATCGACAATTGTCTATGTAGCCTATGTGCAATTTGCTGGTATCAACATAATTAACATGAGCTTGGAGCTTTTACGTGAAAATTATGAGCAATCAAATGAACTTGCAAAAAGTGTGACAGGTCAAGAAGTATTTCAGCCAGAGATGATTGATGCAATGTTAAAAACAATTGAGCTGACAATACCTGCAACAGTAACAATCTCTGCATTTTTCGCAGCATTTATTATCATAACGTTAAATTTACCTGTATTAAAACGTCTTGGTTTAGACGTACCGAAATTTGCACCGTTTCAAAATATGCGTCTACCACGATCTATTCTGTGGTATTACATGATTGTGTTGTGCATTAATTTATTTATGCGTCCAGAACTTGGATCTACATTAGATATTATTGTTTTAAATGTTTCTTATATTTTATGGGTGTTACTAATTCTGCAGGGGATTTCCTTTATACATTATTTCATTTCTAAAAAGGGAATGCCGAATGGTGTCAAATGGATAGCTACTTTGTTAGCCTTACCATTAGCATCCTTTATGATATTGCTAGGTATATTAGATTTAGGTTTCGATGTACGTTCACTTGTGAAAGGGAAAACTCAAGAATAA
- the rpsR gene encoding 30S ribosomal protein S18, with product MMAPRRGGRKRRKVCYFTANNITKIDYKDVDLLKKFISERGKILPRRVTGTSAKYQRKLTSAIKVSRIMGLLPFVAEDK from the coding sequence ATTATGGCACCACGTCGCGGAGGCCGCAAACGCCGTAAAGTTTGCTACTTCACTGCTAATAACATTACGAAAATCGACTATAAAGATGTGGATTTACTTAAAAAATTCATCTCTGAACGCGGTAAAATCTTACCACGTCGCGTAACTGGCACTAGCGCTAAGTACCAACGTAAATTAACTTCAGCTATCAAAGTATCTCGTATCATGGGATTACTTCCATTCGTAGCAGAAGATAAATAA
- the ssb gene encoding single-stranded DNA-binding protein, with protein sequence MINRVVLVGRLTKDPELRYTPNGIASTRFTVAVNRTFSNQQGDREADFISCVAWRKQAENLANFMRKGSLIGVEGRIQTGSYEGQDGKRVYTTDVVADSVQFLEPRSGSGAPASPQYGGQTYGNNQPSYGGGQPQQQFGGAMPGQGSFGGDAYQQNQPPMNQPNYTRVDEDPFANSKGPIEVSEDDLPF encoded by the coding sequence ATGATAAACCGTGTCGTATTAGTTGGAAGACTAACAAAAGATCCTGAGCTACGTTATACACCGAATGGAATTGCGTCTACGCGATTTACAGTTGCTGTGAATCGAACATTCTCAAACCAACAAGGTGATCGCGAAGCTGATTTCATTAGCTGTGTTGCTTGGCGCAAACAGGCTGAAAACCTAGCGAACTTCATGCGAAAAGGAAGTTTAATTGGAGTGGAAGGTCGCATTCAAACAGGCAGTTATGAAGGACAAGATGGTAAACGAGTATACACAACAGATGTAGTGGCAGATAGCGTACAGTTTTTAGAACCTCGTAGTGGTAGTGGTGCTCCTGCATCTCCTCAATACGGTGGACAGACTTACGGTAATAACCAACCGTCATATGGCGGTGGTCAACCACAACAACAGTTTGGTGGTGCTATGCCAGGACAGGGTTCATTTGGAGGCGATGCTTATCAGCAAAATCAACCACCTATGAATCAGCCGAATTATACACGTGTAGATGAGGATCCATTTGCTAATAGCAAAGGACCGATAGAAGTATCTGAGGATGATTTACCATTCTAA
- the rpsF gene encoding 30S ribosomal protein S6, whose amino-acid sequence MRKYELMYIVRPNIEDEAKKVLVERFNEILTSNGAEVIESKEWGKRRLAYEIQDFREGFYQIVKVNATSEAINEYTRLANISEDIIRHIAVRQEA is encoded by the coding sequence ATGAGAAAATACGAATTAATGTACATCGTACGTCCGAACATTGAAGACGAAGCGAAGAAAGTTTTAGTTGAACGTTTCAACGAAATCTTAACTTCTAACGGTGCAGAAGTCATCGAATCAAAAGAGTGGGGCAAACGCCGCTTAGCTTATGAAATTCAAGACTTCCGCGAAGGTTTCTACCAAATCGTGAAAGTTAACGCTACTTCAGAAGCAATTAACGAATACACACGTCTTGCTAACATTAGCGAAGATATCATTCGTCACATTGCTGTTCGCCAAGAAGCATAA
- a CDS encoding DUF3267 domain-containing protein, whose amino-acid sequence MLPDKEPIVIELDIKKLMMDNIVVTSGLVILFVAIQYICFKDFDFSFWSMIGGSILFAILYIVFIVLHEAFHLIGFMVFGGVPFKSLKYGLNLELGVAYATTSQPLPNHAMKKALLLPFWTTGVLPTIAGFYFNSTVLIVVGAFLIAGAVGDFSMYKALRKYPKNALIQDDPHLPKLYVYMPEEKK is encoded by the coding sequence ATGCTACCAGATAAAGAACCAATCGTAATAGAGTTGGATATAAAAAAACTAATGATGGACAATATTGTTGTTACAAGCGGTCTCGTTATATTATTTGTAGCTATCCAATATATTTGCTTTAAAGATTTTGATTTTTCATTTTGGAGTATGATTGGCGGGTCTATACTTTTTGCAATCCTGTATATTGTTTTCATTGTATTACATGAAGCCTTTCATTTGATTGGTTTTATGGTCTTTGGAGGCGTACCCTTTAAATCGTTAAAATATGGCCTTAATTTAGAGCTTGGCGTAGCGTACGCAACAACTTCACAACCATTACCAAACCATGCAATGAAAAAAGCTTTATTACTTCCATTTTGGACAACTGGCGTCCTTCCGACAATTGCTGGTTTCTACTTTAACAGTACTGTTTTAATAGTAGTGGGTGCTTTTTTAATAGCTGGAGCAGTCGGTGATTTTTCTATGTATAAAGCATTACGTAAATATCCAAAAAATGCGTTAATACAGGATGATCCTCATTTACCTAAGCTTTATGTATATATGCCCGAGGAAAAGAAATAA